The Rubricoccus marinus nucleotide sequence ACGGAGGTCAATGGGACGGCGAATCCGCTGGTCCAACTGGTCCCGACCAACGGCGAGGACGACGCCGAGACCGAGTCCAATGGCTAGGCCAAGCATCATGATGCGCGTCCGGTTCGGGGCCGCTGGCGTCGAGGGTACAGGGGCCGGCCGTAGCACTTCTGCGTAACCCAGCTCCGCGGACTCGCGGACGCTGACCTCTTGAAGCTTCGCCGTCAGGTTACGTAGGAGTTGCTCGGTGCTTTCCCGATCGCGAATGAGGCGAGCGAGATCTACCGTCTGAGCCGGCACTTGGTCGAGGTCACCCTGGTACTCGCTGATCCGGCTGTTGAGGATGTTGATGCGCTCGCGTAGGCCGCTCAACTCCACTTGAGCCTGCCCCAACTGATCCCGGAGGTTCGCGATGCGAGAAAGGCCCGAGGTGTTGCCATCGACGCCGCCGGCAGCCATCGCCTCACGCGCGATTTGGCCGCTGAGCTGCTCAATCCGCCGCTCCAGCGTCGCGACCTCCCGCTGCGCGTTTAGAACGCGAGCAGGCACATCAGCCCCGCCATTTCTGAACTCGGGGTTGCTGAGGTACTCCTGGTTGAGTTGTGCTCGAAGGCTTGCAACTCGTGCCTGGGACTCGGACAGTTCGCGGTCCGCCGTTGCCCTGAGTCGCGTCTCGACGTTTTGCTCAAGGCTCTCAATCTGGTTGCGGAGCGTGGCGATCTGGTTGGACCGGATGCCGACCTCGACGCGTGCCTGATCACGCTCTGCCTCGAGCTGCGACAGTTGGCCAACGAGATTAGAGGCCTCTTGATCCAGCCGGACGGCACCTTCGCGATTCATATAAGCCTCAGTAGCCTCTTCGCGGGCCCGAAGCTCGACCGCGACTGAATCCACCTGACGCTTGAGGAAGCTGCGGCTTGCGGAAACGGACGAGCGGCTAGATGACTGGGTACGAGCCACGTATAGATCCGCATACAGGTTGGCGACGCGCGCGGCCTCTACAGGGGACTGACTAACGGCTGAGATCTGGATACCTTCAACCCCGTCTTGGGCGCCGTCTACCCTAATCGCGTTGCCAACGCGGTTAGCGACCGTCTCGACCGGTGCAAGGTCACCGTCATTCGTTTGCGTAATGGGCAACTCACCCCCCGCCGTTTCCGCCTCCACGAGAAGCGCACGCGCGGCGTCGTCGGCAAGGTCCTGTGCGTACTGCAAGAGGTAAAGCTCGTTGGCCACAGTACCCTGTGTTCCGGCTCCCATCGAACCTACCGTAGTCAGTGCTGCTTGATCGTTGGACTCAATGTAGAGGAAGGACGAAGCCCGATACACATTCGGCGCCAGAATCGCGTAGATGGTAACCGGGATCGCAACCATTAAGAACGTCGCAAGAACCCAGTTCCGGCCTCGAATGATCAGATCGACCCAGTCGCGAAGCTGCGTTCCAAAGTCAGACGGAGGCTTGTTTGCGGGCCCGTAATAGCCGGAGCGCGCGTAATCGACGTGCTCGCCGGGAGCCGGCCCGGCCGGTGCCTGGAACGAATCGGGGGGAAACGGTTGGGTCGGTCCCATAATGGTCGGTCGCCCTTCAGCCTGGACGAGTGTGGATTGGAGCTAGAACTTACGGCAGCAGCGCTGTCTCTACACCCGCTCTCGGGACAGGGACCATTCTTCCCCTACAGGTCACACCCATTCGCAAAGCGGCCTCTGGCGACACAACGCTCACTCCTACCCAAGAGAGTGCTACGAACACATAGCTCGCGCTTCTCTTTCGCCATACAGATTGGAGAGTCGACCTAAACGCGAGGCGCCCGGACTCGCAGAGAGACCGGGCGCGCTGTTCCTGATGAAGGCCTCTGGCGCTACAGGCCCAATCCTGGGATCGTCCGGCCTTCAAACACGCCAAAGCCGAAGAAGAGGCCGATGACGACCAAGGCAATCACAAAGATGTTGGCGATGGCGATTGGCAACAGGTACTTCCAACCGAGGTTCATCAGCTGATCGTACTTAAAACGAGGCAGCGTCCAGCGAATCCAGATGAAGCAGAAGGCGAAGAATGCCGTTTTCGCGACAAGCGTGATCATCTGAAGCGCTGTCAACAGAAGGCCGTCTACGCCAAGCACGTCGACGAAGAAGCCCTGGAACGGGAGCAAATAACCACCGAGAAAGAGCGTGGCGACAACCATGCTCGCGATCCAGAGGTTGACGTACTCCGCCAAGAAGAACATCCCGAACTTCATTCCCGAGTACTCCGTGTGGTAGCCCCCCACCAGTTCCTGCTCAGCCTCTGGCAGGTCAAACGGTGCGCGGTTGGTTTCTGCCAAGGCACAGACCGCGAATACCACGAACCCGACGGGGTTGCGGAAGATGTTCCAGCCTAGGATGCCCCACTCGTTCTGGCTTTCCACGATGTCGAACATCGAGAGGCTGCCCGCATAGAGGACGACAGAGAGAGCAGCAGCGCCCATCGCGAGCTCGTACGAAATCATCTGCGCCGAGGAGCGGAGCCCTCCCAGCAAGGAGTACTTGGAGTTGGAGGCCCAACCAGCGAGAGTGATTCCGTACACCGAGATGCTCGTCATCGCGAGGATGAGGAGAAGCCCTACGCTCACGTCCGCAATCACAACAGGGCCGCCAGCGGCTGAACCGGCGAACGGAATAACTGCGGCGGTGCTCATCGCAATGACCACCATCAGTACGGGCGCCAGCGAGTGGATGAATCCGTTACCAGCTGTTGGCACGATGTCCTCTTTGAAGAGGAGCTTGAACACATCCGCAAACGGCTGGAGCAAC carries:
- a CDS encoding polysaccharide biosynthesis tyrosine autokinase — encoded protein: MGPTQPFPPDSFQAPAGPAPGEHVDYARSGYYGPANKPPSDFGTQLRDWVDLIIRGRNWVLATFLMVAIPVTIYAILAPNVYRASSFLYIESNDQAALTTVGSMGAGTQGTVANELYLLQYAQDLADDAARALLVEAETAGGELPITQTNDGDLAPVETVANRVGNAIRVDGAQDGVEGIQISAVSQSPVEAARVANLYADLYVARTQSSSRSSVSASRSFLKRQVDSVAVELRAREEATEAYMNREGAVRLDQEASNLVGQLSQLEAERDQARVEVGIRSNQIATLRNQIESLEQNVETRLRATADRELSESQARVASLRAQLNQEYLSNPEFRNGGADVPARVLNAQREVATLERRIEQLSGQIAREAMAAGGVDGNTSGLSRIANLRDQLGQAQVELSGLRERINILNSRISEYQGDLDQVPAQTVDLARLIRDRESTEQLLRNLTAKLQEVSVRESAELGYAEVLRPAPVPSTPAAPNRTRIMMLGLAIGLGLGVVLAVGRDQLDQRIRRPIDLRDMGYPVLGVIPSIDRLIEDDFGGAETVRVQDRDVDTRLVTLLVPVAQASEAFRGLRTSIQFSRPDTVIQTILVTSGSPGEGKTTMSSNLAAVMAQSGRRTLLVDCDLRRSRAHKLFGLNREPGLTDLLSRGANGPASGAAIGAVEVADDLFVLPAGSHVPNPSEHLGSLALRQQLDQFKKEFDIIILDAPPVMAATDAVLLSTQVDASMLVAAAGKTKDYELEFAVTELTNVGAHIIGVVLNRFDITKEYAYRAQYRYQYGKKYTYGASST
- the nuoH gene encoding NADH-quinone oxidoreductase subunit NuoH, with protein sequence MELLVSVWQVVDLPLAIFLVINLLLVTASLLVYAERVVSAFIQERSGPNRVGPRGLLQPFADVFKLLFKEDIVPTAGNGFIHSLAPVLMVVIAMSTAAVIPFAGSAAGGPVVIADVSVGLLLILAMTSISVYGITLAGWASNSKYSLLGGLRSSAQMISYELAMGAAALSVVLYAGSLSMFDIVESQNEWGILGWNIFRNPVGFVVFAVCALAETNRAPFDLPEAEQELVGGYHTEYSGMKFGMFFLAEYVNLWIASMVVATLFLGGYLLPFQGFFVDVLGVDGLLLTALQMITLVAKTAFFAFCFIWIRWTLPRFKYDQLMNLGWKYLLPIAIANIFVIALVVIGLFFGFGVFEGRTIPGLGL